The Streptococcus oralis DNA window CCTACCTCCGTACAGGTGATATCGTTACGGTTGACCAAGATACCAAAGAAATTTCCATGGCCGTATCCGAAGAAGAACTTGAAAAACGCAAGGCAGAAACAACCTTGCCACCACTCTACAGCCGTGGTGTCCTTGGTAAATATGCCCATATCGTATCATCTGCTTCACGCGGAGCTGTGACAGACTTCTGGAATATGGACAAGTCAGGTAAAAAATAAACTCAAAAAGCAAGCCATTTTCGGCTTGCTTCTTTTCATCTTCAAAAGTGATTTGCCTGCTTATACTCAATAAAAATCAAAGAGCAAACTAGAAAGCTAGGCGCAGGTTGCTCAAAGCACAGCTTTGAGGTTGGAGATAAAGCTGACGTGGTTTGAAGAGATTTTTGAAGAGTATTAACGGGGCGGCAGTCCAAGGGCAATACGTCCGTAGCGACTGATTCGTGTGATCTTCCAGGCAGGCGACCAGGTAACTTCAACCTTGACATCTTCGATACCCTCGATTTGTTTCAGACCGGCCACGATTTCAATAGGCAGGCTTTCGGCGCAATCACAGGCAGTGTCGGTAAAGGTCATGACAATCTTACAGAGACCTGTTTCATCCAGATTGATTTCATAAATCAAGCCTAGATTGTAAACATCCAATTCCACATCTGTATCAAAAACCTTCTCTAGTTTTTCGATAATTTGGTCTTGTAAGGCCAAAGCGCGGTCATTGATTTTGATATCGTCTCTCATAACAGTCCCTCCACGTGATAAATATCCTCTATTTTCTCATAATTCTGACAATTTGGCAAGTTTTTGATGAATTTTCTGAAAAGACTCTCTTGAGATTTTCTACTCTCGCTGTTTTAATCCCTCTATTTATGGTAAAATAAGACTATTAAGTTTAAAGAGGATTCCCTATGAAATTACAAAAACCTAAAGGAACGCAGGATATTTTACCTGCTGAGTCTGCCAAGTGGCAGTACGTTGAGGGCTTTGCCCGTGAGATTTTCAAGCGCTATAACTATGCGGAGGTGCGTACGCCTATTTTTGAGCATTACGAGGTCATCAGCCGCTCTGTCGGAGATACAACGGATATCGTTACCAAGGAAATGTACGATTTTTATGACAAGGGTGATCGTCATATCACCCTCCGTCCAGAAGGAACTGCGCCCGTTGTCCGCTCTTATGTGGAAAATAAACTCTTCGCCCCAGAAGTGCAAAAGCCAAGTAAGTTCTATTACATGGGCCCTATGTTCCGTTATGAGCGTCCACAAGCAGGTCGTTTGCGTCAGTTCCACCAGATTGGTGTCGAGTGCTTTGGCTCTAGTAATCCAGCTACCGATGTGGAAACCATCGCTATGGCGGCTCATTTCTTGAAAGAAATCGGCATCCAAGGTGTCAAATTGCATCTTAATACTCTTGGAAATCCTGAGAGTCGTGTAGCCTACCGTCAAGCCTTGATCGACTATTTGACACCGCTTAAGGAGACCTTGTCGAAGGATAGCCAACGTCGTTTGGAGGAAAATCCTCTCCGTGTCTTGGACTCTAAGGAAAAAGAAGACAAGGTGGCAGTAGAAAATGCGCCGTCTATCTTGGACTTCCTTGATGCAGAAAGCCAAGCTCATTTTGATGCTGTGCGTCAGATGTTGGAAAATCTGGGTGTAGACTATATCATCGATACCAATATGGTGCGTGGTCTGGACTACTACAACCACACCATTTTCGAATTCATCACAGAGATTGAGGGTAATGACTTGACGGTCTGTGCGGGTGGTCGCTACGATGGTTTGGTTGCCTACTTTGGTGGCCCTGAAACTGCTGGATTTGGATTTGGGCTTGGTGTAGAGCGCCTGCTTCTCATCCTTGAAAAGCAAGGTGTGGCCCTCCCTATCGAGAATGCCCTAGATGTCTATATCGCAGTCTTGGGAGAAGGCGCAAATGTTAAGGCCTTGGAATTGGTACAAGCCCTTCGCCAACAAGGATTCAAAGCAGAGCGTGATTACCTTAACCGTAAACTCAAAGCTCAGTTCAAGTCAGCCGATGTCTTTGCGGCTAAGACTCTCATCACGCTAGGGGAGAGCGAAGTCGAAAGCGGACAAGTGACGGTTAAGAACAACCAAACACGAGAAGAAGTTCAAGTGTCACTTGATGCTATCAATCAAAATTTCTCAGAAATCTTTGGGAAATTAGGCTTTTAATAGTAGAAAAACTGGTCAGGATCTTATTCCTGACCCTCTTTTTCCTAGGATCAACATTGCTCTTGCTTGCTCAAAAATATCTTTATAAAACCATTACTACCGTTTCTATTTTTGCAAGAGGAATTCACTGATTAGCCCTTTTAGTTGCGACTGTATTCCACATTTTTATCAAAATGATGCGAATAACAATGCTAAGTCTTCATTTCAAATAGGAGTCTTTTATGAAACTACTTAAAAATCTTGGCTGGTTTCTTCTAGCTGTTTTATCCTTTTTCTTTGGCTATGGTCTGGTTCAGAGTATGGCTTTATCAGCGCTTGACCTAGGGGCTTCAATCTTTGGAGTCTTGCCACTTTATGTCGCCCTGTCAGGGGCCTATGTTTATGGAGTTTACAGATGGTATCAGACAGAAAAGGTTAGCATCCAGACAACAGCTTTTAATCGTTATATCTGGTTGCCTACTCTGGTTTTGCTAGTGGCGATTACAGCCCAGTTCTTTTTGCCAGAAGATCCGTCAGTCAATCAACAAATTGTATCACAACTGACAGTTGCTCAGCCTGTCTTTGGTTTCTTTATGGTAGTGGTCTTTGCTCCTCTGACGGAAGAACTCATCTTTAGAGGGATGCTGGCGCGTTATCTCTTTCCTAAGCAAAACAACAGTAAACAGACAGCTCTGTTTCTCCTCGTATCAAGTGTGCTTTTTGCCTTGATTCATTTTCCAGGGACTTTGCAACAGTTTTTAGTTTATGCTAGTCTGGGATTGAGTTTGGGTCTGGCTTATGTGAGCCGAAAAGGGCTTCTTTACAGCATTTCTCTCCACGCTTTGAATAATTTAATCGGCTTTTTGATGATACTCATGCTATAATAGAGTCAGGAGGTCACATGAAACGAGTAATTTTATTAGCAGTGATACAGGCGGTCGTTCTCTTCTTTATCATCGGGGCACTTGCCTATGCCTTTAAAGGCGATTTCTTTTACAACTATCTAGCAGTTGTCTTTGCGCCTATTGCAGGTGTCTTGCGTTTTGCTTCGGCTTATGCGACGGAGATTGTTCTACCTAAAAAGGCAGCTGAGATTGCTGAAAAGCGTAAAAAAGGTTAAGAATCATAATCAGAGAATTCGATGACGTTTTCATCGGATTTTTTGTCTGTTCGTTTTGATTCCTAAAGACAATCAAACTTTTCTGCTGATTTTCATGAAGAGCCTGCGCTTTTATGGTAAAATAGTAACAGAATAAAAGAGGAGAGAAACAATGAAACGTAGTATGTATGCTGGTCGTGTTCGTGAGGGACACATCGGACAAGAAATGACCTTGAAAGGATGGGTTGGCCGTCGTCGTGACCTAGGTGGTTTGATCTTTATCGACCTTCGTGATCGTGAAGGGATCATGCAGTTGGTTATCAACCCTGAAAAAGTTTCTGCAGAGGTTATGGCAATAGCTGAAAGCCTTCGCAGTGAGTTTGTCATTGAGGTGACTGGTCAGGTTGCTGCGCGTGAGCAAGCTAATGATAAGTTACCAACGGGTGCAGTTGAGTTGAACGTGACAGCTCTTACAGTGCTGAATACAGCTAAAACAACGCCATTTGAGATTAAGGATGGGATTGAGGCCAATGACGATACACGTTTGCGTTACCGTTACCTTGACCTTCGTCGTCCAGAAATGCTAGAAAACCTTAAGCTTCGTGCTAAGGTGACCCACTCAATCCGTAACTACTTGGATGAGTTGGAGTTTATCGATGTGGAGACGCCATTCCTTTCTAAATCAACGCCAGAAGGGGCGCGTGACTATTTGGTGCCATCTCGTGTCAATAAAGGGCATTTTTACGCCCTTCCTCAAAGTCCACAAATCACGAAACAGCTCTTGATGAATGCTGGGTTTGACCGTTACTACCAAATCGTTAAATGTTTCCGTGATGAGGACTTGCGTGGTGACCGCCAGCCTGAGTTCACTCAGGTCGACTTGGAAACATCCTTCCTTACGGAGCAGGAGATCCAAGATATTACAGAAGGATTGATTGCGCGTGTGATGAAAGAAACCAAAGGCATCGACGTGACGCTTCCATTTCCTCGTATGAAGTATGATGACGCGATGGCTCTTTACGGTTCTGACAAACCTGATACTCGTTTTGATATGTTGCTTCAGGACTTGACAGAAGTGGTCAAGGGTGTTGATTTTAAAGTCTTCTCAGAAGCACCTGCTGTTAAAGCCATTGTGGTCAAAGGAGCTGCGGATAACTACTCACGTAAAGACATTGACAAGATGACTGAAGTAGCCAAACAGTACGGAGCCAAGGGTCTTGCTTGGGTCAAGGTTGTTGATGGAGAATTAAATGGACCAGTTGCCAAGTTCTTGACTGGTATCCAAGCAGAATTGACTGCAGCACTTGGTCTTGAAGATAAGGACTTGGTTCTCTTTGTGGCAGATACGCTTGAGGTAGCCAATGCAACACTTGGTGCCCTTCGTGGACGTATTGCCAAAGAGCTTGGCTTGATTGATAACGATAAATTCAATTTCCTTTGGGTAGTTGATTGGCCAATGTTTGAATGGTCTGAAGAAGAAGGTCGCTACATGAGCGCCCACCATCCATTTACTCTTCCACAGGAAGAAACAGCTCACGAATTAGAAGGTGATTTGGCTAAGGTTCGTGCCATTGCTTACGATATCGTCTTGAACGGTTATGAGCTTGGTGGTGGTAGTCTCCGTATCAACCAAAAAGACCTTCAAGAACGCATGTTTAAGGCTCTTGGTTTCTCATCTGAAGAAGCCAATGACCAGTTTGGGTTCCTTCTTGAAGCCATGGACTATGGTTTCCCACCACACGGTGGTTTGGCTATCGGGCTTGACCGTTTTGTGATGCTCTTAGCAGGAGAAGAGAATATCCGTGAAGTCATTGCCTTTCCTAAGAACAATAAGGCAACCGACCCAATGACACAAGCTCCATCAACAGTCGCTCTCAAACAACTAGAGGAACTCAGCTTACAAGTAGAAGAAGATGAAACAAGCAAAACGAATTAAGCGGTGGCGCTATTATCTGCGCCGCTTTGCTTATCAGATAAAAATCTTACGAGTTTTACAAAGTATCTCTCGGGAAAAATACGATGAGAAAGTATCGGCTTCTCTGGTTTATGGCTTTCTGTCAGCAGTAGCAGTCAATTTCTTTTTTCAACCAGGACACGTTTACTCTAGTGGTGCGACAGGTCTGGCACAGATTATCTCTGCTTTGAGTAATCACTGGTTTGGGTTTTACATTCCGATATCGCTAACCTTTTATGCTATCAATTTTCCGTTGATGATTTTGGCTTGGTATCAGATTGGGCATAAGTTTACAATCTTTACCTTTATCACAGTATCCATGAGTTCCCTCTTTATCCAGATTGTACCAGTTGTGACATTGACAGAGGATCCCATTATCAATGCCCTTTTTGGGGGTGTTGTCATGGGCTTGGGGATTGGTTTTGCGCTCCGTAACAATATTTCTAGCGGAGGTACAGATATCGTCAGTCTCACCATTCGAAAGAAAACGGGTAAGAATGTCGGTAGTATTTCTTTCTTAGTGAATGGGACGATTATGCTGATAGCAGGATTGACCTTTGGTTGGAAATACGCTCTCTACTCCATGATTACCATCTTTGTCTCCAGTCGTGTGACAGATGCGGTCTTTACAAAGCAAAAACGTATGCAGGCCATGATTGTGACCAATAATCCTGACAAGGTAATCGCAAAAATCCATAAAAAATTGCACCGCGGAGCAACCATGATCCACGATGCAGAAGGAACCTATAATCATGAGAGAAAAGCAGTCTTGATCACGGTTATCACACGAGCAGAGTTTAATGATTTTAAACACATCATGAAACAGGTCGATCCGACAGCCTTTGTCTCTGTATCTGAAAATGTCCACATTCTCGGGCGATTCGTAGAAACAGACAATTAATAATACTCAAAAGACCAGCCTTGGGGCTGGTCTTTATTTTTCGATAATTTTGTGTCCAATCAACTGGCGGTAACAAATCTGTTTATTGTTTTTAGCATCGTTGATGATCTGGAGAATGGTTTCAAAGGAAACGCGCCCAAGTTCCAGACTATTGATATCGACATAAGCTACGAGGTCAAGTCGAGGATTGACAGAGTCGAAACTCAAGACAGGAACATCCAGTTTGTGCTTAGCGATATAGTCACAGACTCCTTCGGCTAGGAGACTGTCGGTTGTGATGATAGCATCAATCTGCGGATCGTGATTGAATAGGAGTTCACTGAACTGATACCCTTTTTCTTCTAGAAATTCGGTCGCAAAGTAGGTTAAGTTGGTATCAATCGGAAGTTGGTGTTGTTTGAGCGCGGACTCATAGCCAGTTAGACGATCTTGCGTTACGAAGAGTCGCTTTGTACCCCCGATGAAGGCAATTCGTTTGCATCCTTTTTTGATGAAATACTCGGTCGCATCAAAGCCCGCTTGTACATTGTCATTATCAACAAGAGGGATAAAGGGTGAAGTGGATTTTCCGAGAATGAGGAAAGGGAACTGCTCATCAGCTACTAACTTGACCAGAGGATCTTCTTCTTCAGCGTAGAGGAAAATCAAACCGTCAACACGCTTGCCATAAACCATCTGAGATATCGCATTGAGACGTTCTTTCTCATCTTTCCCCGTTGCAATCTGAATAGCGTAGTGGTTTTCAGACGCGACTTGGGCAATTCCTCGAAGGACAGATGGGAAGAAAGGATTTTGGTAAAAGGCATCCGAGTCATCAGGAAGCACCAGGCCGATAACCTGAGTATAGCTACTTACCAAGCTACGAGCATTGAGGTTGGGATGGTAGTTGAGTTCCTTCATCGCCTTGCGAACTCGTTTTTTGGTTTCATCACTAATCGTTGATTTATTTTGAATGACGCGGGTAACAGTTGAAGGTGATACACCTGCTACTTTAGCCACATCTTTAATCGTCACGGGCATAAAAATCTCCTATTTATGATAATCTGGATCACGGAAATGTGTCTTGTAAAAAATAGTGACCAGATAAAGAACAAAAAGAATGTTTTGTACAGTGATAAGCGTTGTCATATTTTGGCCAAAAAGTCCCAAAATAAGCGTAATCAGAGTGGGTAATCCTAAACAGTTCAAGATAAAATGGTAGCACTCTTTAAAAGTCCTAAATGAAAAGAGGCGTGATTTTTTGGTGATATAAAGGAGAAGACTAGCTCCAAGAGAGACAATGAAGAAATTCAATCCAAAGAGGAAGCTAGCACCAAGAACGAGAAAGAGACTGATATAGACCCGATTTTGTTGGTACCAATCTTTAGAAATGGCCTGGGTTAGATCTTCCTTACTCTGGAAACTCTCCGTTTGAATCGCGTGGTAGCGAATGCGAGTTAGTTCCTTACTTTCCTTACTGATGACGAGTTCTTCCGTATCAAAATGAAGTTGCAAGTCCTTTGGCAATTCTTTGCTTTGGCTCGGGCCAATCAAAAGAGAAGGCTGCTGATTCTTCGTACCTGAGTAGTTCAGCTTTCCATCAATGATTTGTGCATTCTCTGACAAGTCCATGATCGCTTCATCTGTCAGGGGTGTGTAGACATTATCGATAAAAGTATCCAGTGGATACGTTTCCTGTGAGCTGTTTTGAATGGCAATTGGAATCATGGACAAGCTGATGAGGAAAATGCTAGTAAAGAGGAGTTGAAACCAGTTGAGTCCGAAACGTTTTGACAGGGGCTTACGAAATCCCCAAATACTTGAAAAATATGAAAATGGATATGGAAGCATAGGCATCTTTCTAAAAGTGTTTTCTATATGAGTATTATTATATAGAGAAATGTGCTTTATTTCAAGTCTAGGAGACAAATTGCTTGCTTCAAGAATAGTTTTATAGTCACAAGCTCTAATACTCAATGAAAATCAAAGAGCAAACTAGGAAGCTAGCCGTAGGCAGTACTTGAGTACGGCAAGGCGAAGCTGACGTGGTTTGAAGAGATTTTCGAAGAGTATAAAATGAAAAAGGGTGGCGGGGATATATTATCCCTTGTCGCCACCACTTGTAAGTCCTGAAACAAAGTTCTTTTGTAGGAAGAAGAAGAGAATACAGATTGGAAGCGCGATGAGGATAGCACCTGCTGAGAAGTAGGCAATCTTCAAGTTTTTCACATTGCTGACAAAGGTCTGTAGACCAACGGCAACTGTAAAGTATTCTTTCTCACGAAGCAAGAAACTAGAGAGGATATAGTCTCCGAAAGGTCCCATGAAGGCCCAGAGCGCTTGTACAGCCACCATTGGGCGAACAAGTGGGAGAACAATTTGCCAGAAGCGGCGGAAGTGCCCTGCACCATCAAGTTTTGCTGATTCATCAAGAGACATCGGTACTGTGTCGAAGTAGCCTTTCATCAACCAAGCATTCATCGGGATACCACCACCGACATAGAGGAAGATGAGGAACCAGCTATGGTTAAGGGCGTTCAACATAAGGGCCATAACGAAGAAGGCTGTCAAAGCGGCCATAGTTGGCACCATTTGGATGATCAAGAAGAAGACCAAACTTTGTTTACGAGCCAAGAAGTTATAACGGCTGTAAGCATAACCAGCAAGTACGATGATACTTGTTTGAACAGCCATTGTAATCAAGGCGATAATCAAAGTGTTGAGGTACCAAGTGCCGTACAAGGTTTCGGTGAAGAGCCCTTGGAAGTTGGCAAAGCTAAAGTCGACGTTAGCATCTAGTTTAAAAGCTACGACGTTACCAGTCTTGAAGGCTGACATAATAGTAATCAAAAGTGGATAGATAATCACGATTGAAAGACCAATCAAGTAGAGGTAAGTGAGGGTTTGAGTCAGTCTACGTTTGAGTTTGATTGAGTTATTCATCTTAGACGTCCTCCATATCAAATGCGTGTAGTTTCTTGAATGCGATCATAGAGATAGAGATGACAATGATAGAGATGATCAAGGTAACAGCTGCCGCCATAGAGTATTGAGGAGATGTACCTGTTGTCAAGCGATAAATCCATGAGATCAAGATATCAGTTGAACCGGCTCCACCACCAACGCTACCAGGACCTCCGCCGTTGAAGAGGTACATGATAGAGAAGTTGTTAAAGTTGAAGGTGTATTGGCTGATCAATGTTGGTGCCGCAACAGCCAAGATCATTGGGAAAGTGATGTTGCGGAATTTTTGCCAAGCATTGGCACCGTCAATATAAGCTGCTTCGTAAAGGTCGTTAGGAATAGATTGCAAGATACCCAAGGTCAAAACGTAGATGTATGGGAATCCAAGCCAACCTTGCATCATAATCAAGGCAATCTTAGTCCAAGTTGGGTCTGTTTTCCAAGGAATAAGAGCCCCATCAAGGAAAGGAAGGAATTTAGCCAAGATTGGCAATACTTGAGTGTTGATAGCACCGACACTATCGTTAAACATGTTTGAGAAAGTCAAGATAGTGATGAAGGCTGGAACAGCCCAAGGAAGAAGGAAAATAACACCAAAGATACGTTTTCCTTTAATAAATGGTTGGTTGGCAATGATTGCAGTAAAGATACCAATGACAATCTGCAAAGTAGAAGCAGATAAAGCCCAGATAATAGTCCAAGAAAGAACGGAACCAAAGGCTGAACGGAAGGTACTCAAACTCCAGATGTTAGTGAAGTTCGTCAAACCAACCCAGTCCAATAATTTGTTTGGTGGCAAGTGTTGGAAGTCATAGTTGGTAAAGGCAATCATCAAGGTTACGATAACTGGGAAGATAATCGCAAATGTCATAGCGACGTAAGATGGGATGATCAAGAGGTATGGGAATCCATTCTCATAAATACCTTTGATCATATCTTTAAAAGTACGTGGGACAGGAATTCCATTGTTAATACGTTTTGCGATTGTATGTGCATCTTTAATATTTGAGAAATAAAAGAGCACATAAACGACTACAAAGATTAAATGGAAGGCACCACGAATCAGCATAAAGAGGGAATTATCACGACCTGGCTTGTCACCAAGAGTGATCAAATTGTGCAATTCAGGGGCTGCAAGTGCTAGGAAATAAAGAACAAACACGATAGTTACACCAAGGAAGATAAAACCTTTGGCCTTTTGTTTATTGTAAATCTGTCCTAACCCAGGAATCACTGAAAGCAAGGCTGCTTTGCTAGGTTGTTGGTTTTCCATGAATACTCCTTTCATAGGATACGAGATTGAAGTTTGTCTCCAATCACTAGATAGGCAACTGCAATCATTCGTAAATTTATAAAATCAAAGGGGGATTTGTATTCTCCCCCCTTGTAACGAATTCAATTATTCACCAAATTTTTGTTTGATTGTTTCTTTGATCAATGTTACAGCATCGTTAGCAGCTGTCTTAGCATCTTTTTTACCACTTACAGCATCAAAGAGCATTGTTTTAGCTGGATCCCAAACTGCTGACATTTGAGAAATGTTTGGCATTGGTTGAGCGTTCTTGAACTGTTTGATAACAGCTGTTGTCAACTCATCGTTTTTACCTTCAGCGTATGAACGAGCTTCAGTGTTAGCTGGGATTTCGTTAGTTGCATCGTAGAATGCTTTTTGTTGTTCAGTTGAAACAAGGAAGTCTACAAATTTTTGTGCAGCTTCAAGGTTCTTAGTGCTTGATGGGATGATCCAAGCTTTACCACCACCGAATGGTGTGTAGTCTTTACCATTTGGAAGAGTTGGAATAGTAGCAACACCGTAGTTTACTTTAGCATCTTTGAATGCTTGAGCTTTCCAAGGACCGTCGATGATAGCAGCTGTTTTACCTTCTTGGAATTGTGTTTGGATCAAGTTTGCAGCACCTTCAGTATCTTGCATACCTTTAGGCCATTTTTCGTACCAAGATTTAGCGTAGTTGACACCAGTGATAGAACCGTCGTTTGCAAGACCGATGTCTTTAGCGTCTTTACCGTTTTGTCCGAATACGTAACCACCGTTACCAGCAAGAAGTCCGTATGCGTAGTAGAAGTTTGTCCAGTCAGCTAGGAATGCAGTAGTTTTGCCATCTTCACCAGCGAAAGCGTATTTGCTGTCTTTAGCAAGTTCTTCTAATTCAGCAAAAGTTTTTGGAGCTTCTTTAAGCAAGTCTTTGTTGTAGTACATAACAAGTGACTCAATAACGGCAGGAGCACCGTAAACTTTACCGTCAGCAGCTGTTACAAGAGATTTAGTCTTATCATCTGTTTTAGCGCCGTCGCTCAAAGTAACTTCTGAAAGTTGTCCGTCAGTACCAAGGCTACCTACGCGGTCGTATGGTGCCATCATAACGTCAGCAGCTTGACCTGATTGGTTGTCAAGAGAAAGTTTGTCAAGTCCACCAAGTTGGTCACCTGATTTGATGTTAACTTTTGTACCTGATTCTTTTTCATAAGCTGCAGCAACTTTTTCAGCGTAGGCTTTGTATTGGTCTTCAACGTAGAAAGTGATTTCTTTTGCTTCAGATGAGCTAGTATCAGCTGCTTTATCAGCAGTTTTGCTTCCGCAAGCTACCAAAAGTAAGCTAGCAAGAGTAGCAGTTCCGAGCACAGCAGCGCTCTTCATGAATTTAGATGACATAGTGTATTCCTCCTAAAGAATAACAAAAATAATTTAATGAGAAAACGCAAACGTTTTCTTTTACGAACTTAGTATAGCACAAATAGAAAACGGTTGCAAGCTTTTTTAGCAAAAATTTTAAAAAAATTTTAAGGTTTCAAACATTTATTAAAGCCTTTATATAGGAAAGAACTTAAAATGTTTGTTTTTCTTGAATGGAAAATATATTAGGAAAACGATTGCGTAAATTCGGCTCGGTTTTTCAGAAAATAGAGCAGATATTGGGAATGAATTATCTTAAATCAGAAAATCTTTAAAATTTTTTCGCTTATTTCATAAAATATCAGTGGCAACAAGTTTTGTTTGATTAAAATAATTCAAAAAAATTTTTTAAAAACGCTTGCATTTGTTTTTGAAATGCGTTATACTTAAATTAACGCAAACGTTTGCGCCTTAATTGCGCAACGTTTTATAACAAACACATGAGGTGCTATTATGAAAAAACGTCAAAGTGGTGTGTTGATGCACATCTCTTCTCTGCCAGGAGCATACGGGATTGGATCATTTGGCCAGACTGCCTATGATTTCGTTGATTTCTTGGTTCGTACCAAGCAACGTTACTGGCAAATCCTCCCTCTTGGGACAACAAGCTATGGAGATTCTCCATACCAATCATTCTCAGCCTTTGCTGGAAATACGCATTTTATCGACCTTGATATCTTGGTAGAGCAAGGCTTGCTTGAAGCCAGTGATCTTAAAGGTTTTGACTTTGGTAGTGATGCATCTGAAGTTGACTATGCGAAGATTTATTATGCACGTCGTCCGCTTTTAGAAAAAGCAGTCAAACGCTTCTTGGAAGTGGGTGATGTCAAAGATTTTGAGAAGTTTGCTAAAGACAACCAATCATGGCTCGAACTCTTCGCAGAATATATGGCGATCAAAGAGCATTTTGACAATCTTGCTTGGACAGAATGGCCAGATGCAGATGCTCGTGCTCGTAAAGCTTCAGCACTTGAAAGCTACCGTGAGAAATTGGCAGACAAGTTGGTTTACCACCGTGTG harbors:
- a CDS encoding extracellular solute-binding protein, whose protein sequence is MSSKFMKSAAVLGTATLASLLLVACGSKTADKAADTSSSEAKEITFYVEDQYKAYAEKVAAAYEKESGTKVNIKSGDQLGGLDKLSLDNQSGQAADVMMAPYDRVGSLGTDGQLSEVTLSDGAKTDDKTKSLVTAADGKVYGAPAVIESLVMYYNKDLLKEAPKTFAELEELAKDSKYAFAGEDGKTTAFLADWTNFYYAYGLLAGNGGYVFGQNGKDAKDIGLANDGSITGVNYAKSWYEKWPKGMQDTEGAANLIQTQFQEGKTAAIIDGPWKAQAFKDAKVNYGVATIPTLPNGKDYTPFGGGKAWIIPSSTKNLEAAQKFVDFLVSTEQQKAFYDATNEIPANTEARSYAEGKNDELTTAVIKQFKNAQPMPNISQMSAVWDPAKTMLFDAVSGKKDAKTAANDAVTLIKETIKQKFGE
- a CDS encoding carbohydrate ABC transporter permease, with protein sequence MENQQPSKAALLSVIPGLGQIYNKQKAKGFIFLGVTIVFVLYFLALAAPELHNLITLGDKPGRDNSLFMLIRGAFHLIFVVVYVLFYFSNIKDAHTIAKRINNGIPVPRTFKDMIKGIYENGFPYLLIIPSYVAMTFAIIFPVIVTLMIAFTNYDFQHLPPNKLLDWVGLTNFTNIWSLSTFRSAFGSVLSWTIIWALSASTLQIVIGIFTAIIANQPFIKGKRIFGVIFLLPWAVPAFITILTFSNMFNDSVGAINTQVLPILAKFLPFLDGALIPWKTDPTWTKIALIMMQGWLGFPYIYVLTLGILQSIPNDLYEAAYIDGANAWQKFRNITFPMILAVAAPTLISQYTFNFNNFSIMYLFNGGGPGSVGGGAGSTDILISWIYRLTTGTSPQYSMAAAVTLIISIIVISISMIAFKKLHAFDMEDV